A window of the Mucilaginibacter sp. cycad4 genome harbors these coding sequences:
- the kduI gene encoding 5-dehydro-4-deoxy-D-glucuronate isomerase, with product MKTIHSVHPTDFKSYDTTTIRERFLIDKQVEPDQINCTYTHYDRMIVGMANPVGKTLELPNYPNLRAEYFLERREIGIISVAGPGIVKADGQAFEVNKLDCLYIGKGTKSVTFESADPAVPAVFYLLSSPAHAVYPTTLLTHADAVKVELGSAATANKRTINKYIHLEGVRSCQLVMGLTILHEGSVWNTMPAHVHDRRMEAYFYFDVPAGQKIFHYMGEGQETRHITMDNYDAVVSPPWSIHSGNGTSNYSFIWGMAGENLDYTDMDAIAITDLK from the coding sequence TTGAAAACAATACACAGCGTCCACCCAACGGATTTTAAAAGCTACGATACCACCACCATACGCGAACGATTTTTGATTGACAAACAGGTTGAGCCCGACCAGATCAATTGTACCTATACCCATTATGACAGGATGATTGTTGGTATGGCTAACCCGGTAGGCAAAACACTTGAGCTGCCAAATTACCCGAACCTGCGTGCCGAATATTTTTTAGAACGCCGCGAGATCGGGATCATCAGTGTAGCCGGCCCCGGTATAGTAAAAGCCGACGGGCAAGCCTTTGAAGTGAACAAGCTTGATTGCCTGTACATTGGTAAAGGGACAAAAAGCGTAACTTTTGAAAGTGCCGACCCGGCAGTACCGGCTGTATTTTACCTGCTATCATCACCGGCGCATGCGGTATACCCAACAACCCTGCTTACCCATGCCGATGCGGTTAAGGTTGAGCTGGGTTCGGCAGCAACGGCAAACAAACGCACTATCAATAAATATATCCACCTGGAAGGTGTACGGAGCTGCCAGCTGGTAATGGGCCTTACCATATTACATGAAGGCAGCGTTTGGAACACCATGCCGGCCCACGTACATGACAGGCGTATGGAAGCATACTTTTATTTCGATGTTCCTGCGGGCCAAAAGATTTTTCATTACATGGGCGAAGGACAGGAAACAAGGCATATCACCATGGATAATTACGATGCTGTGGTATCGCCGCCATGGAGCATCCATTCGGGCAACGGTACATCAAATTATAGCTTCATTTGGGGCATGGCCGGGGAAAACCTGGATTATACCGATATGGATGCCATAGCCATAACAGATCTGAAATAA
- a CDS encoding SDR family oxidoreductase, with translation MDNQFSLAGKVIVVTGGTGILGKAFIDGIVEAGGAVGILGRNAQVAEERANAINAAGGKAIALVADVMNEAELVAAKDKLLEAFGRIDGLVNGAGGNMPEGVLQPDEDIFKMNIGGMKKVMELNLWGTLIPTQVFGEAIAKTGKGSIVNISSMNSKRAITKVLGYNIGKAAVDCYNQWFAVELANRYGDAIRMNALAPGFFLTEQNRYLLTKPEGGYTQRGELVIKQTPFKRFGHADELKGALVWLLSDASVFVTGSMICVDGGFSIFGGV, from the coding sequence GTGGATAATCAATTTTCATTAGCCGGAAAAGTAATTGTAGTAACCGGCGGAACAGGCATATTAGGGAAAGCATTTATTGACGGCATTGTTGAGGCGGGTGGTGCAGTGGGCATCCTTGGCCGTAATGCCCAGGTTGCCGAAGAGCGTGCCAATGCTATTAACGCAGCTGGCGGTAAAGCTATTGCGCTGGTGGCCGATGTAATGAACGAGGCTGAACTGGTAGCAGCTAAAGATAAATTGCTGGAAGCTTTTGGCAGGATAGATGGCCTGGTGAACGGTGCAGGCGGCAATATGCCCGAGGGCGTTTTACAACCCGATGAGGACATTTTTAAAATGAACATCGGGGGCATGAAAAAAGTAATGGAGCTGAACCTTTGGGGTACACTGATCCCTACGCAGGTTTTCGGCGAAGCCATTGCCAAAACAGGTAAAGGCAGCATTGTTAATATATCGTCAATGAACTCAAAACGTGCCATAACCAAGGTATTAGGCTATAATATAGGCAAGGCCGCTGTCGACTGCTATAACCAGTGGTTTGCGGTTGAGCTGGCTAACCGTTATGGTGACGCAATACGGATGAATGCATTGGCACCGGGTTTTTTTCTTACTGAGCAAAACCGTTACCTGCTTACCAAACCCGAAGGCGGGTATACCCAAAGGGGCGAACTGGTGATTAAACAAACGCCGTTTAAGCGCTTTGGCCATGCCGATGAACTTAAAGGGGCATTGGTGTGGTTGCTGAGCGATGCCTCCGTATTTGTAACCGGTTCGATGATCTGCGTTGACGGCGGGTTTTCGATTTTTGGAGGGGTGTAA
- a CDS encoding lipocalin family protein has product MKKEIIATSVALGLTALALQAARCKPLETVPYVDLKKYVGSWFEIAALPQCFESGCTFTSAAYGLAPDGNIIVKNRCIKENKIKIAEGRAVVADKTSNAKLDIQFQWPFKGKYWIIALANDYSYAMVGHPNRNYLWILSRRSTLDEQIYNQLVVQAAGQGFDVRKLVKTVQV; this is encoded by the coding sequence ATGAAGAAAGAGATCATTGCAACCTCTGTAGCGTTAGGTTTAACCGCTTTGGCCTTACAAGCCGCCCGCTGTAAGCCGCTTGAAACCGTTCCTTATGTAGATTTGAAAAAATATGTTGGTTCGTGGTTTGAAATAGCCGCGTTACCGCAATGTTTTGAATCAGGATGCACCTTCACATCAGCCGCTTACGGCTTGGCCCCTGATGGAAATATCATTGTTAAAAACCGTTGTATAAAAGAGAATAAGATAAAAATTGCCGAAGGCCGCGCTGTTGTAGCCGACAAAACGAGTAATGCCAAACTTGATATTCAATTTCAATGGCCCTTTAAAGGTAAATACTGGATCATAGCGCTGGCCAATGATTATAGCTATGCCATGGTAGGGCACCCAAACCGGAATTATTTATGGATCCTGAGCCGCCGCTCAACGCTTGATGAACAGATCTACAATCAGCTGGTGGTGCAGGCCGCAGGGCAGGGATTTGATGTACGGAAGCTGGTAAAGACGGTGCAGGTCTGA
- a CDS encoding cystathionine gamma-synthase, producing the protein MKFATKAIHAGQEPDPTTGAIMTPIYQTSTYWQKSPGDNKGYEYSRGTNPTRKALEDCLAALENAKFGLAFSSGMGATDAVMKLLAPGDEVITGNDLYGGSYRIFTKIFANYGIKFHFLDLSDPELVRAHVNDKTKLVWIETPTNPTMRIVDVEAIGKITKEKNLLFVVDNTFASPYLQNPIDLGADIVMHSVTKYIGGHSDVVMGALMLNDEELYKKLWFIYNACGATPGPMDSFLVLRGIKTLHLRMKAHCENGRQIAEFLKDHPKVEKIYWPGFTDHPNHDIAKKQMRDFGGMISIVLKGADLQETFRIASSFKVFSLAESLGGVESLINHPVSMTHGSIPKAEREKAGVVDNLLRLSVGVEDIEDLLEDIKQALA; encoded by the coding sequence ATGAAATTCGCAACTAAAGCAATACACGCAGGGCAGGAGCCCGATCCAACTACAGGCGCTATCATGACGCCGATATATCAGACATCTACCTACTGGCAAAAATCGCCGGGGGATAATAAGGGTTATGAGTACTCGCGTGGTACTAACCCTACCCGTAAGGCGCTTGAAGATTGTTTGGCGGCTTTGGAAAATGCAAAGTTTGGCCTTGCCTTTTCAAGCGGTATGGGTGCTACCGATGCAGTAATGAAACTGCTTGCGCCAGGCGATGAAGTAATTACAGGTAACGACCTTTATGGTGGTTCATACCGGATCTTTACCAAGATCTTTGCTAACTATGGTATTAAGTTTCATTTTTTGGATCTGTCTGATCCGGAGCTTGTGCGTGCCCACGTTAATGATAAAACCAAATTGGTTTGGATAGAAACGCCAACTAACCCAACCATGCGCATTGTGGATGTAGAAGCTATTGGTAAGATTACCAAAGAAAAGAACCTGCTTTTTGTGGTGGATAATACCTTTGCATCGCCTTACCTGCAAAACCCGATTGATCTGGGTGCTGATATTGTGATGCACTCGGTAACCAAATACATAGGCGGCCATAGCGATGTGGTAATGGGTGCACTGATGCTGAATGATGAAGAGCTTTATAAAAAGCTTTGGTTCATTTATAATGCCTGTGGCGCTACGCCGGGTCCAATGGATAGCTTCCTGGTGTTGCGTGGTATCAAAACCCTGCACCTGCGCATGAAAGCGCATTGCGAGAACGGCCGCCAGATAGCTGAATTTTTGAAAGATCACCCTAAAGTTGAAAAGATCTACTGGCCTGGTTTTACCGATCATCCAAATCATGACATCGCAAAAAAACAAATGCGCGATTTTGGGGGCATGATCAGTATCGTACTGAAAGGTGCCGATTTGCAGGAAACGTTCCGCATTGCATCGTCATTCAAAGTATTTTCATTAGCCGAATCATTAGGCGGTGTGGAATCGCTAATCAATCACCCGGTAAGCATGACCCACGGTTCAATCCCCAAAGCCGAACGTGAAAAAGCTGGTGTGGTTGATAATCTTTTGCGTTTAAGTGTAGGAGTAGAAGATATCGAGGATTTGCTGGAGGATATTAAGCAAGCTCTTGCTTAG
- a CDS encoding DUF4350 domain-containing protein encodes MKLRSSLIALFALAGCAANAQTVTLDYYFNHEVHKGANGQQERFHYLWDETDNNGFKIFGGAFTSRGAKLDTLGTAPTLDNLKGSSVYIIVDPDTKKESPNPNYIQEDDIEQISAWVKKGGVLLMMANDSANVELPHFNNLAAKFGMHFNNDLQNHVIDDAHFEDGAIYVKNNPVFKTASKVFMKDACSIGLTGTAVPVLKNKDGATIIASARYGKGTVIAVGDPWLYNEYVNGRLPAGYENDKAVNDVAQWLLKQAKK; translated from the coding sequence ATGAAACTAAGATCATCACTTATAGCCCTGTTTGCGCTTGCCGGTTGTGCCGCAAACGCTCAAACCGTAACGCTCGATTATTATTTCAATCACGAAGTACATAAAGGGGCAAACGGGCAACAAGAGCGGTTCCATTACCTGTGGGATGAAACGGATAACAACGGTTTCAAGATCTTTGGCGGGGCTTTTACAAGCCGCGGCGCTAAGCTGGATACGCTTGGCACAGCACCAACTTTGGATAACCTGAAAGGATCATCTGTTTATATCATAGTTGACCCGGATACCAAAAAGGAAAGCCCGAACCCCAATTATATCCAGGAAGATGATATTGAGCAGATAAGTGCGTGGGTAAAAAAAGGCGGTGTTTTACTGATGATGGCGAATGACAGTGCGAACGTGGAGCTGCCGCATTTCAATAATCTTGCTGCCAAATTCGGGATGCATTTCAATAACGATCTGCAAAATCACGTAATTGATGATGCTCATTTTGAGGATGGTGCAATCTACGTGAAAAACAACCCGGTATTTAAAACAGCCTCAAAGGTTTTTATGAAGGATGCATGTTCGATAGGTTTAACGGGGACTGCCGTACCTGTGCTTAAAAACAAAGATGGGGCTACTATTATAGCATCTGCCAGATACGGCAAAGGGACAGTAATAGCAGTTGGAGACCCATGGCTTTACAATGAGTATGTAAATGGCAGGCTACCTGCGGGGTATGAAAATGATAAGGCGGTGAATGATGTAGCGCAATGGCTTTTAAAGCAGGCGAAGAAGTAA
- a CDS encoding DUF885 domain-containing protein, producing MNKNLLKSTSVLMLLTGICFSAGAQQSAETKAWVAKSNEYTKIIIDLDKKYSPEYGSSQGLAEYDSDIAVPTLQNIMAERKDEETVVAKLTEALKTEKNTFIQQDINIIITHLKLGFRQQDFELSRQVPFLNASSTIYSGLETLLDDQTPEARRQAAVMRIRKYAGLEKGYKPLTTIYRERVQHQMEGKNMIYPSKQRMETDLSRNASIVSGIAELCTKYKVTGWEQPYATLKKQLEDYDKWIKANVLVKARTDFRLPPEEYAMNLEAYGIDIPPAKVAEMAHALFNQIQDEMKPIAEQIAKKRNLPSGDYRAVIRELKKEQIHGDSIIPLYEQHLKDIEGIIRQHQLVTLPNRPAIIRLASAAETAQSPAPHMVPPPFLNNTGQRGVFVLPLNMPASPGEKATDKYDDFTFDAASWTIIAHEARPGHELQFDKMVEEGVSQARALYAFNSTNVEGWGLYSEYITRPYMPLEGQLVSLDYRLLRAARAFLDPELQAGKITQQQALDVLMNDVVQSRAFARQEVERYTINAPGQANSYFYGFTKMIALRKDTEAALGSKFNALHFHDFILSQGILPPALIREAVMNDFVPKEKAL from the coding sequence ATGAACAAAAACCTACTTAAAAGCACAAGCGTGCTAATGCTGCTTACAGGTATCTGCTTTAGCGCGGGTGCCCAGCAATCGGCCGAAACAAAAGCCTGGGTAGCCAAATCAAATGAGTATACCAAAATCATTATCGATCTGGATAAAAAATACTCGCCTGAGTACGGATCGTCACAAGGCCTTGCAGAATATGACAGCGATATAGCCGTACCAACCCTGCAAAACATCATGGCCGAACGCAAGGATGAAGAAACGGTTGTCGCTAAACTTACCGAAGCGCTTAAGACTGAAAAAAATACTTTTATTCAGCAGGATATCAATATCATCATAACCCACCTCAAACTGGGCTTCCGCCAGCAGGACTTTGAGCTGAGCCGCCAGGTGCCCTTTTTAAATGCTTCTTCAACCATTTACAGCGGACTGGAAACGCTGCTTGACGATCAGACCCCCGAAGCCCGTCGCCAGGCAGCTGTAATGCGCATCCGTAAGTATGCAGGGCTGGAAAAAGGTTATAAACCATTGACAACCATTTACAGGGAACGCGTACAGCACCAGATGGAAGGTAAAAACATGATCTATCCGTCAAAGCAGCGTATGGAAACCGATCTGTCGCGCAATGCCAGCATCGTAAGCGGTATTGCCGAGCTTTGCACCAAATACAAGGTGACCGGCTGGGAACAACCTTATGCCACCCTGAAAAAACAACTGGAAGATTATGACAAATGGATAAAAGCAAACGTACTGGTAAAAGCCCGTACCGATTTCCGCCTGCCTCCGGAGGAGTATGCTATGAACCTCGAAGCTTATGGTATAGATATTCCCCCTGCTAAAGTAGCTGAAATGGCACATGCCCTTTTCAACCAGATCCAGGATGAAATGAAACCCATTGCAGAGCAGATAGCGAAGAAACGTAACCTGCCATCGGGCGATTACCGCGCTGTGATCCGCGAGCTTAAAAAAGAGCAGATCCATGGTGATTCTATTATTCCACTGTACGAACAGCATTTAAAAGATATTGAAGGCATCATTCGCCAGCATCAACTGGTAACACTGCCAAACCGCCCGGCTATTATCCGTTTAGCATCTGCTGCCGAAACTGCGCAAAGCCCTGCCCCGCACATGGTACCACCACCATTCCTGAACAATACCGGGCAACGAGGTGTGTTTGTGCTGCCTTTAAATATGCCCGCATCTCCCGGCGAAAAAGCTACAGATAAGTATGACGACTTCACTTTCGATGCCGCCTCATGGACAATCATAGCCCACGAAGCCAGGCCAGGCCATGAATTACAGTTTGATAAAATGGTTGAAGAAGGCGTATCCCAGGCGCGTGCCCTTTATGCCTTTAACTCAACCAATGTGGAAGGCTGGGGCCTATATTCTGAATACATCACCCGCCCTTACATGCCATTGGAAGGACAGCTGGTATCATTAGATTACCGCCTGCTCAGGGCAGCCCGCGCCTTCCTCGACCCCGAGTTACAGGCCGGCAAGATAACCCAGCAGCAAGCACTTGACGTATTGATGAACGATGTAGTACAATCACGCGCATTTGCCCGCCAGGAGGTTGAGCGTTATACCATTAACGCACCCGGCCAGGCCAACAGCTATTTTTATGGTTTTACCAAAATGATTGCCCTGCGTAAGGATACCGAAGCCGCATTAGGCAGCAAATTCAACGCGCTGCATTTTCATGATTTTATCCTGTCGCAAGGGATCCTGCCGCCGGCATTGATCCGCGAAGCCGTTATGAATGATTTTGTGCCGAAGGAAAAGGCTTTGTAA
- a CDS encoding TIGR02757 family protein: MTENLKAFLDAKVAQYNRPEFIENDPVTIPHMFSQKQDIEIMGFWAATLAWGQRVTIIKKCKELIVLMDGAPYDFIINHEEPDLKKLLQFKHRTFNDVDTLYFIAFFRQHYERFESLEDAFIPEDGAYSPFRGLGGFRSYFFSLPDFPHRTKKHVSSPSQKSTCKRLNMFLRWMVRKDDNGVDFGIWNRIKPDDLICPLDLHVDRVSRKLNLITRKQTDWQTAVELTERLRELDPNDPVKYDFALFGLGIEERWGVQF, translated from the coding sequence ATGACCGAAAACCTCAAAGCTTTCCTCGATGCTAAAGTAGCCCAATATAACCGCCCCGAATTTATTGAGAATGATCCGGTAACCATCCCGCATATGTTTAGCCAAAAGCAAGATATCGAGATCATGGGCTTTTGGGCTGCTACTTTAGCCTGGGGGCAACGGGTTACCATCATCAAAAAATGTAAAGAACTGATAGTCCTGATGGATGGTGCGCCTTATGATTTTATCATCAATCACGAAGAGCCTGACCTGAAAAAGCTGTTGCAATTTAAGCACCGCACTTTTAATGATGTGGATACATTGTACTTCATCGCATTTTTCAGGCAGCATTATGAACGGTTTGAATCGTTAGAAGACGCATTTATTCCCGAAGACGGTGCTTACTCCCCCTTTAGGGGGCTGGGGGGCTTTCGCTCATACTTCTTTTCTTTACCTGATTTTCCTCATCGTACCAAAAAGCATGTATCGTCGCCTTCGCAAAAATCAACCTGTAAACGCCTGAACATGTTTTTACGATGGATGGTACGCAAAGATGATAATGGCGTTGATTTCGGTATCTGGAACCGCATAAAACCTGACGACCTGATCTGCCCGCTTGATCTGCATGTTGACAGAGTTTCCCGCAAACTCAACCTCATTACCCGCAAACAAACCGACTGGCAAACAGCAGTTGAACTAACCGAAAGGCTCCGTGAGCTTGACCCGAATGATCCGGTTAAATATGATTTTGCTTTATTTGGATTGGGGATTGAAGAGAGGTGGGGTGTACAGTTTTAA
- a CDS encoding four helix bundle protein: MASFTDLETWKQARKIRNMISGLVKEFPVEEKYRLTDQIVRSSRSIGNNLAEGHGRFHYQDNIRFCIMARGSLTETLDHLIIALDEEIITNETLQQFQAEYDSCLRLINGYIQYLKSKKVDGA; this comes from the coding sequence ATGGCCTCATTCACTGATCTTGAAACATGGAAGCAAGCAAGAAAGATTAGAAATATGATATCCGGGCTTGTAAAAGAGTTTCCTGTTGAAGAAAAGTACAGACTGACAGATCAAATTGTTCGTTCATCACGCTCCATTGGTAATAATTTAGCAGAGGGACACGGTAGATTTCATTACCAGGACAATATTCGCTTTTGTATAATGGCACGAGGTTCGTTAACTGAAACACTCGACCATTTGATCATAGCGTTGGATGAAGAGATTATAACAAACGAAACACTACAGCAGTTTCAGGCAGAATACGATAGTTGCCTGAGATTAATAAACGGTTACATTCAATATTTAAAAAGTAAGAAAGTTGATGGGGCGTGA
- a CDS encoding IS3 family transposase produces the protein MSLVKCCCLLGVTRQAYYQHFWETEAISFEQEILLNEVRAIRAIHPIIGGKKLYVLLQPFLLEHRIKMGRDALFDLLAAHYLLVRKKRRRIHTTQSFHWLRKYPNCIREIIPTKVNEIWVSDITYYRTKKGFVYISFITDAYSKKIVGYHAADTLDAVHTLSALQMAIKESDQPLTGLIHHSDRGVQYCSYDYVKLLQDNEIIISMTENGDPLENAVAERINGIMKQEYLEHHILNDKNQVMELLAKSVNTYNKLRPHMSCNMLTPEIVHQNNLSVQRNWKSYYNSKNVNL, from the coding sequence ATGAGCCTGGTGAAGTGCTGTTGTTTACTTGGAGTTACCCGGCAGGCCTATTACCAGCATTTTTGGGAGACAGAAGCGATAAGCTTTGAGCAGGAAATATTATTAAATGAGGTCCGGGCAATAAGGGCCATACATCCGATTATTGGCGGTAAAAAACTCTATGTTTTGCTGCAGCCTTTTTTGCTTGAGCACCGGATAAAAATGGGCAGGGATGCGCTTTTTGATCTGCTTGCTGCTCACTACTTGTTAGTTAGAAAGAAAAGGCGGCGCATACATACTACTCAATCTTTTCATTGGCTAAGAAAATATCCTAATTGCATAAGAGAAATTATTCCGACTAAAGTGAACGAAATATGGGTGTCAGATATCACTTACTACAGGACAAAGAAGGGATTCGTTTATATCAGTTTTATAACGGATGCCTATAGTAAAAAGATCGTCGGCTATCATGCCGCTGATACACTGGATGCAGTTCACACACTTAGTGCTTTACAAATGGCCATTAAAGAAAGTGACCAGCCTTTGACTGGCTTAATACATCATTCAGACAGAGGTGTTCAGTACTGTAGCTATGATTATGTAAAGCTATTACAGGACAATGAAATAATCATCAGCATGACCGAAAACGGAGACCCTTTAGAGAACGCAGTAGCGGAACGGATAAATGGAATAATGAAACAGGAGTACCTGGAACATCATATACTTAATGATAAAAACCAGGTTATGGAACTTTTAGCTAAGTCTGTAAACACTTATAATAAGCTAAGGCCTCACATGAGTTGCAATATGCTTACACCTGAGATCGTACATCAAAATAACCTATCTGTACAGCGAAATTGGAAAAGTTATTATAATTCAAAAAATGTCAATCTGTAA
- a CDS encoding YhcH/YjgK/YiaL family protein gives MKHLTTYKNIMLLILFSLTAAGASAQQQEITAKSAKSWVKGRVWANGLKLKLNSSTNDVEFAKQYAANKAAWDKAFEFLRERNLETIEPGKYPIDGDNVYASITEGPSKEPEQAAWESHQNYIDLQYVIKGKEKIGVAPIESLTVTKPYDPAKDFANYSGDGKYFTATPDEFFLFFPSDGHRPNMKVDGYDKVKKLVIKIKEVK, from the coding sequence ATGAAACACTTAACAACTTATAAAAACATCATGTTGCTAATTCTTTTTTCGCTTACAGCTGCGGGTGCTTCGGCCCAACAGCAGGAGATCACAGCTAAAAGTGCTAAATCCTGGGTTAAAGGCCGTGTTTGGGCCAATGGTTTGAAACTAAAGTTAAACTCATCAACAAATGATGTTGAATTTGCCAAACAATATGCTGCAAATAAGGCTGCATGGGATAAAGCGTTTGAGTTTCTTCGCGAACGTAACCTCGAAACTATAGAGCCGGGCAAGTACCCTATAGATGGCGATAATGTTTATGCATCCATTACCGAGGGCCCGTCAAAAGAACCGGAACAGGCAGCTTGGGAATCGCACCAAAACTATATCGACCTGCAATATGTGATTAAAGGCAAGGAGAAGATAGGCGTTGCCCCTATTGAAAGCCTTACTGTTACAAAGCCATATGACCCGGCTAAAGACTTTGCCAACTACAGCGGAGACGGTAAGTACTTTACCGCAACACCCGACGAATTTTTCCTGTTTTTCCCCAGCGATGGCCACAGGCCTAATATGAAGGTTGATGGTTATGATAAAGTGAAGAAACTGGTAATTAAGATAAAGGAAGTGAAATAG
- the proS gene encoding proline--tRNA ligase yields the protein MSKGVISKDEDYSQWFNDLVIKSDMAEYSPVRGCMIIKPYGYSIWEKIQAVLDGMFKDTGHSNAYFPLLIPKSFFSKEASHVDGFAKECAVVTHYRLKNDGEGNIIVDEEAKLEEELIIRPTSETIIWNTYKGWIQSYRDLPILVNQWANVMRWEMRTRLFLRTSEFLWQEGHTAHATADEAIAETEQMLNVYADFAENWMALPVVKGRKTANERFAGALDTYCIEALMQDGKALQAGTSHFLGQNFAKAFDVKFTNKENKIEHVWATSWGVSTRLIGALIMAHSDDAGLVLPPKLAPIQVVVVPIYKHQEELDNISAYVDSLKKELKGKGISVKFDNRDTHRPGAKFAEYELKGVPLRVAIGSRDMQSGTVELARRDTKTKETTTQEGLAGKIENLLEEIQNNIYKKAFDFRAENMTEVDTWDEFKRMLDEQPGFISAHWDGTSETEQKIKEETKATIRCIPLDNKQEEGKCIFTGKPSAQRVLFARAY from the coding sequence ATGAGCAAAGGTGTTATTAGTAAAGACGAAGATTATTCGCAATGGTTTAACGACTTAGTAATTAAATCTGACATGGCCGAGTACTCGCCGGTTAGGGGCTGTATGATCATTAAACCGTACGGCTATTCGATATGGGAAAAGATCCAGGCGGTGCTTGACGGGATGTTTAAAGATACCGGGCACAGCAATGCTTATTTCCCGCTTTTAATACCCAAATCTTTTTTTAGTAAAGAAGCCAGCCATGTTGACGGTTTTGCAAAAGAATGTGCAGTGGTAACCCACTATCGCCTCAAAAATGATGGCGAAGGAAATATAATTGTGGATGAGGAGGCCAAACTTGAAGAAGAGCTGATTATCCGCCCTACATCCGAAACCATTATCTGGAACACTTACAAAGGCTGGATCCAATCATACCGCGACCTGCCTATCCTGGTTAACCAATGGGCCAACGTAATGCGCTGGGAAATGCGCACGCGTTTGTTTTTACGTACCAGTGAATTTTTATGGCAGGAAGGCCACACTGCCCACGCAACAGCCGATGAGGCTATAGCCGAGACTGAGCAAATGCTGAACGTGTATGCCGATTTTGCCGAAAACTGGATGGCTTTACCTGTAGTAAAAGGCCGTAAGACAGCTAATGAGCGCTTTGCCGGTGCTTTGGATACTTATTGTATAGAGGCGCTGATGCAGGATGGTAAAGCTTTGCAAGCCGGCACATCGCACTTTTTGGGGCAGAATTTTGCTAAGGCGTTTGATGTGAAGTTCACCAATAAGGAAAATAAAATTGAACACGTTTGGGCAACCTCATGGGGGGTATCAACCCGTTTGATAGGTGCGCTGATCATGGCCCATAGTGATGATGCCGGCCTTGTATTGCCTCCAAAACTGGCGCCAATACAGGTGGTAGTAGTGCCAATTTATAAACATCAGGAAGAGCTGGATAATATAAGCGCTTACGTTGATTCGTTAAAAAAAGAGCTTAAGGGCAAAGGCATTTCGGTAAAATTTGATAACCGCGATACCCATCGCCCGGGAGCTAAATTTGCCGAGTACGAGCTGAAAGGTGTGCCATTGCGTGTAGCCATTGGCAGCCGTGATATGCAGAGCGGAACTGTTGAGCTGGCCCGCCGTGATACTAAAACCAAGGAGACTACCACGCAGGAAGGCCTTGCCGGCAAAATAGAAAACCTGCTGGAAGAGATCCAGAACAACATCTACAAAAAAGCATTCGATTTTCGCGCCGAAAATATGACCGAGGTTGATACCTGGGATGAGTTTAAACGCATGCTTGACGAGCAACCAGGCTTTATCAGCGCCCATTGGGATGGCACATCCGAAACCGAACAAAAAATAAAAGAGGAAACTAAGGCGACAATCCGTTGCATACCTTTGGATAACAAACAGGAAGAAGGTAAATGTATTTTTACCGGTAAACCGTCTGCACAGCGGGTTTTATTTGCAAGGGCGTATTAA